A window of the Pogona vitticeps strain Pit_001003342236 chromosome 4, PviZW2.1, whole genome shotgun sequence genome harbors these coding sequences:
- the LOC140706692 gene encoding uncharacterized protein LOC140706692 encodes MDGWTDGWMGWQANPEEIRSWPGPLESSIPAWIWDHDSTALLAWILLLLLLFLLRFLPFVWPAERTVVDLLSRCVQEPISSPPPPPPPPPAPPPAAPPAPPAAF; translated from the exons atggatggatggacggacggatggatgggcTGGCAAGCGAATCCAGAGGAAATCCGGAGCTGGCCAG GCCCTTTGGAGTCCAGCATCCCCGCCTGGATTTGGGATCACGACTCAACGGCGCTTCTGGCTtggattctcctcctcctcctcctcttcctcctccgcttCCTTCCTTTCGTCTGGCCCGCGGAACGTACAGTTGTGGATTTATTGTCGCGGTGCGTGCAAGAGCCAatctcctcgccgccgccgccaccgccgccgccgccagcaccACCGCCAGCAGCGCCACCAGCACCGCCAGCAGCTTTCTGA